A section of the Nitrospirota bacterium genome encodes:
- the glnD gene encoding [protein-PII] uridylyltransferase codes for MDQGLRGRQLAGHYTSSVDEKVVGIFNSLADDPELLLVATGGYGRKELAPYSDIDIMFLSESRKNTAAAEKVLYRLWDERLDISHAFRTLNECTEEAFRDIRTRTALLESRYLAGSRRLYERFTKEVYPAIAHRKQKQFVSEKLAEREKRHISTGDSIYLLEPHIKEGDGGLRDIHAVLWLARVVFRIKDIDGLGAILDRHDYKRFLDAYDFMIQIRYCLHAESKRQNDILSFEYQRAVASRLGFRDSNKFSGAERMMRYYYLKGRIIKEISHAVMVQCSRQYAPLFRDFTKKKITGDFSLSGGKLIARNEAVFSGHSEKIMEAFYHLSKTDKRFSNRLRALIRDSLPRINSRTRSIPAAVHHFREIMKGSRVSETLREMHDSGVLGRFIPEFGALRSLVVHEAYHMYTVDEHTLLAIRNLERLRTTTVKSLEALKEIILGMGQLDVLFLSILFHDIGKAVGKHHEEEGYKRLKSIMGRLNMPPEKRLRIEFLVRNHVLMSRIAMTREIDDPEVIALFADAVGDRENLRAIYLITYADMSAVNPQFWNAWKSSLLSELYERTSQYLSGSGGVAKNHDVAALFPGKTALQKGLSLFLEAMPERYLLSTTDARLKEDFLLYQKASDRGAAVRIEVMPDGIAEIVISASDAPGIFSRIVGFLSMKKLNIVHGRIFTGKSGIVIDKIAVSNWKDVWWDGLESDIVVGLEAAVLKRTDIPFTGLTHEKHGLFDAFVEIDNESSDVYTLVEIFSQDRIGLLYDISRIFYQKGAGVVSARINTEAGLAQDIFTIRCGDNKADYETALEILRDLWNMLKN; via the coding sequence ATGGATCAGGGCCTCCGGGGAAGGCAGCTGGCCGGTCACTATACGTCCTCTGTGGATGAGAAGGTCGTTGGCATATTTAATTCCCTGGCGGATGATCCTGAACTGCTTCTCGTTGCGACCGGAGGCTACGGCAGAAAAGAGCTTGCACCGTATTCGGACATTGACATCATGTTTCTTTCCGAGAGCAGGAAAAATACCGCTGCAGCAGAAAAGGTCCTGTACCGGCTTTGGGACGAACGGCTGGACATCAGTCATGCATTCAGGACGCTCAACGAGTGTACTGAGGAGGCATTCAGGGATATCCGGACCAGGACTGCGCTTCTTGAGTCGCGTTATCTCGCCGGCAGCAGAAGGCTCTATGAGAGGTTTACGAAAGAGGTCTATCCTGCTATTGCCCACCGGAAGCAGAAGCAGTTCGTGTCGGAAAAGCTCGCCGAACGGGAAAAGCGTCATATCAGCACCGGAGATTCGATCTATCTTCTTGAGCCCCATATCAAGGAAGGCGACGGCGGACTGAGGGACATTCATGCCGTTTTGTGGCTGGCCCGGGTAGTATTCCGTATAAAGGATATTGACGGTCTCGGCGCAATCCTGGACCGCCATGATTATAAACGCTTTCTTGATGCCTATGACTTTATGATTCAGATACGGTATTGTCTCCACGCTGAAAGTAAACGCCAGAACGATATCCTCTCCTTCGAATATCAGCGGGCTGTGGCCTCCCGACTGGGCTTTCGCGATTCAAATAAATTCAGCGGAGCCGAGCGGATGATGCGCTACTACTACCTTAAGGGCAGGATTATCAAGGAGATATCGCATGCGGTTATGGTACAGTGCAGCAGGCAGTATGCACCGCTCTTCAGGGATTTCACGAAGAAGAAGATCACCGGGGACTTTTCCCTGTCCGGGGGAAAACTGATCGCCAGGAATGAAGCCGTCTTTTCCGGCCATTCTGAGAAGATCATGGAGGCGTTTTACCATCTATCGAAAACGGATAAGCGGTTCAGCAACAGGCTGCGCGCGCTGATACGGGACAGCCTGCCGAGGATAAACAGCCGCACCAGAAGCATTCCTGCTGCCGTACATCATTTCCGCGAGATCATGAAGGGGAGCCGTGTGTCAGAGACGCTCAGAGAGATGCATGACAGCGGCGTGTTAGGCAGGTTCATCCCGGAGTTCGGCGCTCTGCGTTCGCTTGTGGTGCATGAGGCATATCATATGTACACGGTCGACGAGCATACCCTCCTGGCGATCAGGAATCTGGAACGCCTCAGGACGACAACGGTAAAAAGTCTTGAAGCGCTGAAAGAGATTATTCTCGGCATGGGGCAGCTTGATGTACTATTTCTTTCGATCCTGTTCCATGACATCGGCAAGGCAGTCGGAAAGCATCACGAGGAAGAGGGATATAAGAGGCTGAAATCTATCATGGGCAGGCTGAATATGCCCCCGGAAAAAAGACTCAGGATCGAGTTTCTTGTGAGAAACCATGTCCTGATGTCGCGGATCGCCATGACCAGGGAGATCGATGACCCCGAGGTGATCGCGCTTTTTGCCGATGCAGTCGGTGACCGTGAGAACCTCAGGGCGATCTATCTTATTACGTATGCCGATATGTCTGCGGTGAACCCCCAGTTCTGGAATGCCTGGAAATCCTCTCTTCTGTCGGAACTGTATGAGAGGACCTCACAGTATCTCTCGGGCTCCGGGGGCGTTGCAAAAAACCATGATGTCGCAGCCCTTTTTCCGGGCAAGACTGCCCTGCAGAAGGGTCTTTCCCTGTTCCTTGAGGCCATGCCTGAGCGGTATCTCCTTTCAACGACCGATGCAAGACTGAAAGAGGATTTCCTGCTTTACCAGAAGGCCTCGGACCGGGGCGCAGCAGTGCGCATTGAAGTCATGCCCGACGGCATTGCGGAGATCGTTATCAGTGCATCGGATGCTCCCGGAATCTTCTCGCGGATCGTCGGCTTCCTGTCCATGAAAAAATTAAATATTGTTCATGGAAGAATATTTACTGGAAAGAGCGGAATTGTTATTGATAAAATTGCGGTCTCCAACTGGAAGGACGTCTGGTGGGACGGGCTTGAGTCAGATATCGTCGTCGGCCTCGAAGCTGCGGTGCTGAAGCGGACAGATATACCGTTTACCGGCCTGACCCATGAGAAGCACGGGCTTTTCGATGCCTTTGTGGAGATCGACAACGAATCCTCGGATGTATATACGCTTGTGGAGATCTTTTCGCAGGACAGAATTGGATTACTGTATGATATTTCGAGGATTTTTTATCAGAAGGGGGCAGGCGTTGTATCTGCCCGCATCAATACGGAGGCAGGCCTTGCGCAGGACATATTCACGATTCGCTGCGGTGACAATAAGGCGGATTATGAGACGGCGCTTGAGATTCTGAGAGACTTATGGAATATGCTAAAAAACTGA